From a region of the Corallococcus coralloides DSM 2259 genome:
- the folP gene encoding dihydropteroate synthase, which produces MLRARLISRDRPDDLSLVLRRLNLSPRNREHLTRELGSAHVLVTGGRPSYEEELVPPYGSKEREKLPTWTPGGHVDHPGEVLLSGSRQQFDRLISLARKSPRTDGLARVLEEVLSPAPLPALTLSGRRFEWGTRTYLMGVVNVTPDSFSDGGSFPDAASAVEHALRLVDAGADILDVGGESTRPGSLPVSAEEELARILQVVEGIKRRSTVPISVDTTKAAVAKEALKAGAHLINDITGFHSDPALAGVVAAAGAACCLMHTQGMPKTMQEAPRYQDVVGEVMDYLEEGMFQATEAGIPRERILLDPGIGFGKTLEHNLFLLRRLEELRGLGQPLLVGTSRKSFLGKLTGGKGPQERLAATLGSVAAMAVLGGADVVRVHDVGETRDALAVADAIRRARGGGDLYGG; this is translated from the coding sequence GTGCTGCGCGCACGCCTCATCTCCCGCGACCGTCCCGACGACCTGTCGCTGGTCCTCCGCCGCCTGAACCTGTCCCCCCGCAACCGCGAACACCTGACGCGCGAGCTGGGCTCCGCGCACGTGCTCGTCACCGGGGGCCGTCCCTCCTACGAGGAGGAACTGGTGCCGCCGTACGGCTCCAAGGAGCGGGAGAAGCTGCCCACCTGGACGCCGGGCGGACATGTGGACCATCCCGGCGAGGTGCTCCTGTCCGGCAGCCGCCAGCAGTTCGACCGGCTGATCTCGCTCGCCCGCAAGTCGCCGCGCACGGATGGCCTGGCGCGCGTGCTGGAGGAGGTGCTGTCCCCCGCGCCCCTGCCGGCATTGACGCTGAGCGGGCGCCGGTTCGAGTGGGGCACGCGCACGTACCTCATGGGCGTGGTGAACGTGACGCCGGACAGCTTCTCCGACGGCGGCAGCTTCCCGGACGCGGCCAGCGCCGTGGAGCATGCGCTGAGGCTGGTGGACGCGGGCGCGGACATCCTCGACGTGGGCGGTGAGTCCACCCGGCCGGGCTCGCTCCCGGTGTCCGCGGAGGAGGAGCTGGCGCGCATCCTCCAGGTGGTGGAGGGCATCAAGCGCCGCTCCACCGTGCCCATCTCCGTGGACACCACGAAGGCGGCGGTGGCGAAGGAGGCGCTCAAGGCCGGCGCCCACCTCATCAACGACATCACCGGCTTCCACTCGGACCCGGCGCTGGCCGGCGTGGTGGCCGCCGCGGGCGCCGCGTGTTGCCTCATGCACACCCAGGGCATGCCGAAGACGATGCAGGAGGCGCCCCGCTACCAGGACGTGGTGGGCGAGGTGATGGACTACCTGGAGGAGGGGATGTTCCAGGCCACCGAGGCCGGCATCCCCCGCGAGCGCATCCTCCTGGACCCGGGCATCGGGTTCGGCAAGACGCTGGAGCACAACCTCTTCCTCCTGCGCCGCCTGGAGGAGCTGCGGGGGTTGGGGCAGCCCCTGCTGGTGGGCACCAGCCGCAAGTCCTTCCTCGGGAAGCTGACGGGCGGCAAGGGCCCCCAGGAGCGCCTGGCGGCCACCCTGGGCTCCGTGGCGGCCATGGCCGTCCTGGGGGGCGCGGACGTGGTGCGGGTGCACGACGTGGGGGAGACGCGGGACGCGCTGGCCGTGGCGGACGCCATCCGGAGGGCCCGGGGCGGCGGCGACCTGTACGGCGGCTGA
- a CDS encoding class II glutamine amidotransferase, whose translation MCRLFGFRSAVPAAVHTALVTERNSLLIQSREHKDGWGIATYGPESSPLVAHGVGPAHCDPDFERVSSQVSARTVVAHIRLASVGAVELRNSHPFHFGRWSFVHNGTLREFAKHKATVEALIHPELRVNIKGTTDSERCFYLFLSRLSARGPLDGTVSVEAMAQALAETMTLVSTLTDVPGSREPKERSAMNFLVTDGEAMVATRRNRTLFISAGIGGCPEVLRAPNTGVPLQQFLVASESLCGGPHWVPVDEEDVVGVDSRLTFHRWKVQALADGVLNPRPPEQHAAV comes from the coding sequence ATGTGCCGATTATTTGGATTCAGGAGTGCTGTTCCCGCTGCTGTCCATACCGCCCTTGTGACGGAGAGGAATTCCCTCCTCATCCAGTCGCGTGAACACAAGGACGGCTGGGGTATCGCCACGTACGGGCCGGAGTCCTCACCGCTCGTCGCGCATGGTGTGGGCCCCGCGCACTGCGACCCCGACTTCGAGCGCGTGTCGAGCCAGGTTTCCGCGCGCACGGTGGTGGCGCACATCCGGCTGGCGAGTGTGGGCGCGGTGGAGCTGCGCAACTCGCACCCGTTCCACTTCGGCCGCTGGTCCTTCGTGCACAACGGCACGCTGCGCGAGTTCGCGAAGCACAAGGCGACCGTGGAAGCGCTCATCCACCCGGAGCTGCGCGTCAACATCAAGGGCACCACGGACAGCGAGCGCTGCTTCTACCTGTTCCTGTCGCGGCTGTCGGCGCGCGGGCCGCTCGACGGCACGGTGAGCGTGGAGGCGATGGCGCAGGCGCTCGCGGAGACGATGACGCTGGTGTCCACGCTGACGGACGTGCCGGGGAGCCGCGAGCCGAAGGAACGCTCCGCGATGAACTTCCTCGTCACGGACGGCGAGGCGATGGTGGCCACGCGCCGCAACCGCACCCTCTTCATCTCCGCCGGCATCGGTGGTTGCCCGGAAGTCCTGCGCGCGCCGAACACGGGCGTGCCGCTGCAGCAGTTCCTGGTCGCCAGCGAGTCGCTGTGCGGCGGGCCGCACTGGGTGCCGGTGGATGAAGAGGACGTGGTGGGCGTGGACTCGCGGCTCACGTTCCATCGCTGGAAGGTGCAGGCGCTGGCGGACGGGGTGCTGAACCCGCGGCCGCCAGAGCAGCACGCCGCGGTCTGA
- a CDS encoding pyridoxine 5'-phosphate synthase translates to MGQRLGVNVDHVATLRQARRTVYPDPVTAAAMAELAGARQITIHLREDRRHIQDRDLRILRETVQTLLNLEMAATAEMVKIAYEYKPDVVTLVPERREELTTEGGLEVAGQRESIAKIIKNLKDGEIAVSLFIDPDLDQVRASHKVNADRVELHTGRYCEARNEKERARELARIVDAAKASAKLGMGVAAGHGLNYDNVQAIARIQEIDELNIGHAIVGRAVLVGFERAVREMLELMRDPG, encoded by the coding sequence ATGGGACAGCGACTGGGTGTCAACGTGGATCACGTGGCGACGCTGCGGCAGGCGCGGCGCACCGTGTATCCGGATCCGGTGACGGCCGCGGCGATGGCGGAGCTGGCCGGCGCCCGGCAGATCACCATCCACCTGCGCGAGGACCGGCGCCACATCCAGGACCGGGACCTGCGCATCCTCCGCGAGACGGTGCAGACGCTCCTGAACCTGGAGATGGCCGCCACCGCGGAGATGGTGAAGATCGCCTACGAGTACAAGCCGGACGTGGTGACGCTCGTCCCCGAGCGACGCGAGGAGCTCACCACCGAGGGCGGCCTGGAGGTCGCGGGCCAGCGCGAGTCCATCGCGAAGATCATCAAGAACCTCAAGGACGGAGAGATCGCCGTCTCGCTGTTCATCGATCCGGACCTGGACCAGGTGCGCGCGTCGCACAAGGTGAACGCGGACCGGGTGGAGCTGCACACGGGCCGCTACTGCGAGGCACGCAACGAGAAGGAGCGCGCGCGGGAGCTGGCGCGCATCGTGGACGCGGCCAAGGCGAGCGCCAAGCTGGGCATGGGCGTGGCCGCCGGGCACGGGCTCAACTACGACAACGTGCAGGCCATCGCGCGCATCCAGGAGATCGACGAGCTGAACATCGGGCACGCCATCGTGGGGCGCGCGGTGCTGGTGGGCTTCGAGCGCGCGGTGCGTGAGATGCTCGAACTGATGCGCGACCCGGGGTAG
- the tsaE gene encoding tRNA (adenosine(37)-N6)-threonylcarbamoyltransferase complex ATPase subunit type 1 TsaE, with product MSGDAQPMRSRRLVSPSPEETHRLGVKLGQLLQPGDFVGLIGDLGAGKTHLVRGVAEGAGVAQSEVASPTFAIVYPYAGRIPLYHADLYRLTDYDELYATGFLDLVGGDHAMLVEWLDRIPQAAPRDFLRVTLRHEGEDARSLDVEAFGARPAALLDAWLA from the coding sequence ATGAGCGGTGATGCGCAGCCCATGCGCTCGCGGCGGCTGGTGTCTCCGTCTCCGGAGGAGACGCACCGGCTGGGCGTGAAGCTGGGACAACTGCTCCAGCCCGGGGACTTCGTGGGGCTGATTGGCGACCTGGGCGCTGGCAAGACGCACCTGGTGCGCGGCGTGGCGGAAGGGGCGGGGGTGGCGCAGTCGGAGGTGGCCAGCCCCACCTTCGCCATCGTGTACCCGTACGCGGGCCGCATTCCGCTGTACCACGCGGACCTGTACCGCCTGACGGACTACGACGAGCTGTACGCCACCGGGTTCCTGGACCTGGTGGGCGGCGACCACGCGATGCTGGTGGAGTGGTTGGACCGCATCCCCCAGGCCGCGCCGCGCGACTTCCTGCGCGTCACGCTCCGCCATGAGGGAGAGGACGCGCGGAGCCTCGACGTGGAGGCCTTCGGCGCGCGTCCGGCCGCGTTGCTCGACGCGTGGCTTGCCTGA
- a CDS encoding NAD(P)H-hydrate dehydratase, translated as MQRVLTANQMREAEKAAEEQHGMPSGLLMENAGRALAEAARSVAGQGGRFTVLCGPGNNGGDGLVAARFLLEGGARVVVSLVGDTGKLTLEAKRNLQALEGFGESPRAFEALPEAGPGDVVVDALFGTGLKRAPEGLFADAIGTVARWRRAGAKVVAADVPSGLQSDTAEPFSPCVEADVTVAFGFVKPAHELEPGASLCGDVRRVDIGLGGESTRAVSGAELFRVEEKDAREALPKRRADSHKGTYGHVLVVAGSPGKTGAAAMVALSALRSGAGLVTVATRPEALPWVMAHSPEIMGIPLPGEGPLGKGDLEALKAALEGKDALVMGPGIPRGPETGALIGDLLASVEVPAVLDADALNAVAEDLKVLREAKGPVVLTPHPGEMARLWGRTTKDVQAHRVGVALNLATSLNCTVVLKGSRTLIAEAGGRVFINPTGNAGMATGGTGDVLSGVCGALLAQGIPLPKAAWTAVYAHGLAGDLMAQQRGLMGLIATDLLVGLGHVWTRWAR; from the coding sequence ATGCAGCGCGTGCTCACCGCGAACCAGATGCGTGAGGCCGAGAAGGCCGCCGAAGAGCAGCACGGGATGCCGTCCGGGTTGTTGATGGAGAACGCGGGCCGGGCGCTCGCGGAGGCCGCCCGGAGCGTCGCGGGACAGGGCGGGCGCTTCACGGTGCTGTGCGGCCCCGGCAACAACGGCGGGGATGGCCTGGTCGCCGCGCGCTTCCTGCTGGAGGGAGGCGCCCGGGTGGTGGTGTCGCTGGTGGGGGACACCGGCAAGCTGACCCTGGAGGCGAAGCGCAACCTCCAGGCGCTGGAGGGCTTCGGTGAGTCGCCCCGCGCCTTCGAGGCGCTGCCAGAGGCGGGCCCGGGTGACGTGGTGGTGGACGCCCTCTTCGGCACCGGCCTGAAGCGCGCGCCGGAGGGCTTGTTCGCGGATGCCATCGGCACGGTGGCGCGGTGGCGGCGCGCGGGCGCGAAGGTGGTGGCCGCGGATGTCCCGTCCGGCCTGCAGAGCGACACGGCGGAGCCCTTCTCTCCGTGCGTGGAGGCGGATGTCACGGTGGCCTTCGGCTTCGTGAAGCCCGCGCATGAGCTGGAGCCCGGCGCGTCGCTGTGCGGCGATGTGCGGCGCGTGGACATCGGCCTGGGCGGTGAGTCCACTCGCGCGGTGTCCGGGGCGGAGCTGTTCCGCGTGGAGGAGAAGGACGCGCGCGAGGCGCTGCCCAAGCGGCGCGCGGATTCGCACAAGGGCACCTACGGCCACGTGCTGGTGGTGGCGGGCAGCCCGGGCAAGACGGGCGCCGCGGCGATGGTGGCCCTGTCCGCGCTGCGCAGCGGGGCGGGGCTCGTCACGGTGGCCACGCGTCCGGAGGCGCTGCCGTGGGTGATGGCGCACTCGCCGGAGATCATGGGCATCCCGCTGCCGGGTGAAGGCCCGCTGGGGAAGGGTGACCTGGAGGCCCTCAAGGCCGCGCTGGAGGGCAAGGACGCGCTGGTGATGGGGCCGGGCATCCCCCGAGGCCCGGAGACGGGCGCGCTGATTGGCGACCTGCTGGCGTCCGTGGAGGTGCCCGCGGTGCTGGACGCGGACGCGCTCAACGCGGTGGCCGAGGACCTCAAGGTGCTGCGGGAGGCGAAGGGGCCCGTGGTGCTCACGCCGCACCCCGGGGAGATGGCGCGGCTGTGGGGCCGGACGACGAAGGACGTGCAGGCGCACCGCGTGGGCGTGGCGCTCAACCTGGCCACGTCGCTCAACTGCACGGTGGTGCTCAAGGGCTCGCGCACGCTCATCGCGGAGGCGGGCGGGCGCGTGTTCATCAACCCCACGGGCAACGCGGGCATGGCCACCGGCGGCACGGGCGACGTGCTGTCGGGCGTGTGCGGCGCGCTGCTCGCGCAGGGCATCCCGCTGCCCAAGGCCGCGTGGACGGCCGTCTACGCGCACGGGCTCGCGGGCGACCTGATGGCGCAGCAGCGCGGGTTGATGGGCCTCATCGCCACGGACCTGCTGGTGGGCCTGGGCCACGTCTGGACGCGGTGGGCGCGATGA
- the glmM gene encoding phosphoglucosamine mutase: protein MAYRMDMPPKEAQKTERLFGTDGVRGVANVYPMTAEVAMRLGRALAYLIRNGPHRHRVIVGKDTRLSGYMLEQALSAGLISMGVDVEQVGPLPTPGISNLTTSMRADAGAVISASHNPYQDNGIKFFWRDGFKLPDETEAKIEELVSSGEIDNIRPTATKIGRAIRLDDARGRYIVYLKATFPRELTLEGMTIVVDCANGAAYRTAPAVLEELGAKVIALGVSPDGKNINHKCGALHPEGLAKAVVKHGANLGVALDGDADRLIVVDEKGNVVDGDAIMAICTGELVARKELKKKTLVSTVMSNIGLERAVSQWGVKVVRTRVGDRHVVDEMRRNGYSLGGEQSGHLIFLNHTTTGDGTLAALQLLAVMCRQGKPLSELASIFQPVPQTLLNVVVKQKKELGELPTVMKAIKNVEQKLGSNGRVLVRFSGTEPKARVLIEGEDAARNEAYAREIVEALSKALNG, encoded by the coding sequence ATGGCGTACAGGATGGACATGCCCCCGAAGGAAGCGCAGAAGACGGAGCGGCTGTTCGGCACGGACGGCGTTCGTGGCGTGGCCAACGTCTATCCGATGACGGCCGAGGTCGCGATGAGGCTCGGCCGCGCCCTGGCGTACCTCATCCGCAACGGTCCGCACCGCCACCGCGTCATCGTGGGCAAGGACACGCGCCTCTCCGGCTACATGCTGGAGCAGGCCCTGTCCGCCGGCCTCATCTCCATGGGCGTCGACGTGGAGCAGGTGGGCCCGCTGCCCACGCCCGGCATCTCCAACCTCACCACGTCCATGCGCGCGGACGCGGGCGCCGTCATCTCGGCGTCCCACAACCCGTACCAGGACAACGGCATCAAGTTCTTCTGGCGCGACGGCTTCAAGCTGCCGGACGAGACGGAAGCCAAGATTGAAGAGCTGGTCTCCAGCGGGGAGATCGACAACATCCGCCCCACGGCGACCAAGATTGGCCGGGCCATCCGCCTGGACGACGCGCGCGGCCGCTACATCGTCTACCTGAAGGCCACGTTCCCCCGCGAGCTGACGCTGGAGGGGATGACCATCGTGGTGGACTGCGCCAACGGCGCGGCGTACCGCACGGCGCCCGCGGTGCTGGAGGAACTGGGCGCGAAGGTCATCGCGCTGGGCGTGTCCCCGGACGGCAAGAACATCAACCACAAGTGCGGCGCGCTCCACCCGGAGGGGCTGGCCAAGGCGGTGGTGAAGCACGGCGCCAACCTGGGCGTCGCGCTGGACGGCGACGCGGACCGCCTCATCGTCGTGGACGAGAAGGGCAACGTCGTGGACGGCGATGCCATCATGGCCATCTGCACGGGTGAGCTCGTCGCGCGCAAGGAGCTGAAGAAGAAGACGCTCGTCTCCACGGTGATGAGCAACATCGGCCTGGAGCGCGCGGTGTCCCAGTGGGGCGTGAAGGTGGTCCGCACGCGCGTGGGCGACCGGCACGTCGTGGACGAGATGCGCCGCAACGGCTACAGCCTGGGCGGCGAGCAGAGCGGCCACCTCATCTTCCTGAACCACACCACCACGGGCGACGGCACGCTCGCGGCGCTGCAACTGCTGGCCGTGATGTGCCGCCAGGGGAAGCCGCTGTCGGAGCTGGCCTCCATCTTCCAGCCGGTGCCGCAGACGCTGCTCAACGTCGTGGTGAAGCAGAAGAAGGAGCTGGGTGAGCTGCCCACGGTGATGAAGGCCATCAAGAACGTGGAGCAGAAGCTGGGCAGCAACGGCCGCGTGCTGGTGCGCTTCTCCGGCACGGAGCCCAAGGCCCGCGTCCTGATTGAAGGCGAGGACGCGGCGCGCAATGAGGCGTACGCCCGCGAAATCGTCGAGGCGCTCTCCAAGGCGCTGAACGGTTAG
- a CDS encoding holo-ACP synthase, which produces MPIVGLGLDLCSIERIQRILDGPRAEAFLHRVYTDGERAYCAPRHDAASAYAARFAAKEALVKAMGVPPGVKWRDMEVVREGGPPRFVLSGVAREVMEARGWEAMLALTHDAGVAAATVVLQTK; this is translated from the coding sequence ATGCCCATCGTCGGACTGGGACTGGACCTCTGCTCCATCGAGCGCATCCAGCGCATCCTCGACGGTCCGCGCGCTGAGGCGTTCCTTCATCGCGTGTACACCGACGGCGAGCGCGCGTACTGCGCGCCCCGGCACGACGCGGCCAGCGCGTACGCGGCGAGGTTCGCGGCGAAGGAGGCGCTGGTGAAGGCGATGGGCGTGCCTCCGGGTGTGAAGTGGCGGGACATGGAGGTGGTGCGCGAGGGCGGTCCGCCGCGCTTCGTGCTCTCTGGCGTGGCCCGTGAAGTGATGGAAGCGCGGGGGTGGGAGGCGATGCTCGCGCTCACCCATGATGCCGGCGTGGCCGCGGCCACGGTGGTGCTCCAGACGAAGTAG